The genome window CCCCATCGCCGCCAGAATTTCCCCGACGGCGCGGTCCGCATGGCGGCCCAGCCGTTCGCGGAACTCCGCGTAGGCGGCGGTGCGGGCCGCTGCATCCGCCGCCGCCAGCCGGCCCGCCAGTGAGACGAGAGAACGCCGCTCCGCGTTGGTCAGCACCCGGCGGTCCTCCTCGGGCACGCCGTTCCGCGCCTGGGCCGCCAGGCGGCAGGAGGCGGTCTGCTCCTCGGTTTCCCCCCTGGCTTCATCCGCCACGGCTTCCGCCGGGTCGCGGAGGAGAACCGTTTCCCGGTGCCGGTACACGGCCGCGCGCAAGCCGAGTTCCGTTTCCAGCACGCCGCGCAGGGACGCACTCGCAACGGCGCGCAGGGTCTTTTCCAATTTATGGATAACGGACGAGAGCGCGGGCAGGTCCATGGCCGCGCTCTCCTTAATCACCACCGCGTGGGACTCGTACAGATCCGCATGGCGCAGCAGCTCTTCCGCCGCCTTTTGCTCCCCGGCATCCAGGAACTGCACGGCCAGGAGGCGCAAGCCGTTGCCGTCCCCGGTCAGGGCCGCGGCGGTTTCCGCGTCTTCCACGTCCCCGGCCAGAACGGCCGCGCGGTCGCGCCGCGCGGCGTCCTCCATCAGTTCCCCGGCTCGCGCATCCCCGTCAAAGCGGCAGCGCTCGCGTTTTTGGCGCGCGGCGTCAAACCCCAGCGCGCTCATGGCCGCCATGGCCTTGCCCGGATCCGCCGCGTACAGGCTGCCGAAGACGATATCCTTGAGGGCGAGCGTATCGAGCCCCAGCCGCTTGTGCGCTTCC of uncultured delta proteobacterium contains these proteins:
- a CDS encoding hypothetical protein (Evidence 5 : No homology to any previously reported sequences) translates to MRIPGEALMPDTEERGRDDSALGALRNNDALGVWRNDDALGVLRNDDALGVWLRQKRRQMAHTALVEAQNTYTLLMDQWTETAQAERRGARAANVAKDCVAHHTRAVDEAMAESAMDAEAGEAFRVWAKGRGRAVCLRMAAFEDTQRREHALEQHDARRGGILRAASMEPEQYADHAAQMEEVHVLAVGQGLFTPGEAHKRLGLDTLALKDIVFGSLYAADPGKAMAAMSALGFDAARQKRERCRFDGDARAGELMEDAARRDRAAVLAGDVEDAETAAALTGDGNGLRLLAVQFLDAGEQKAAEELLRHADLYESHAVVIKESAAMDLPALSSVIHKLEKTLRAVASASLRGVLETELGLRAAVYRHRETVLLRDPAEAVADEARGETEEQTASCRLAAQARNGVPEEDRRVLTNAERRSLVSLAGRLAAADAAARTAAYAEFRERLGRHADRAVGEILAAMGEEGMRNNTGGTDGSAGYSRMGECL